Proteins from one Bartonella sp. HY328 genomic window:
- the glnA gene encoding type I glutamate--ammonia ligase — translation MTTANDILKQIKDNDIRFVDLRFTDPKGKMHHVTMDISQVDEDMFADGVMFDGSSIAGWKAINESDMVLMPDPETAHMDPFFAQSTLVIMCDILDPISGEAYNRDPRSIAKKAEAYLKSLGIGDTIFVGPEAEFFIFDDVRFKADPYNTGFRLDSNELPSNDDSEFETGNLAHRPRVKGGYFPVPPIDSCQDMRSEMLSVLTDMGVVVEKHHHEVAAAQHELGIKFDTLVREADKMQMFKYVVHQVANAYGKTATFMPKPIFGDNGSGMHVHLSIWKDGKPTFAGNEYAGLSESCLFFIGGVIKHAKAVNAFTNPSTNSYKRLVPGYEAPVLLAYSARNRSASCRIPFGSSPASKRVEVRFPDPTANPYLAFAALVMAGLDGIKNKIHPGQAMDKDLYDLPPAELKEIPTVCGSLREALESLDKDRAFLKAGDVFDDEMINSFIALKMQENMRYEMTPHPIEFDMYYSV, via the coding sequence ATGACAACTGCAAATGATATTCTAAAGCAGATTAAAGATAATGATATTCGCTTTGTTGATCTTCGTTTTACCGATCCAAAGGGTAAAATGCACCATGTAACCATGGATATTTCACAAGTTGACGAAGATATGTTCGCTGATGGTGTGATGTTTGATGGTTCATCAATTGCTGGTTGGAAAGCAATCAATGAATCAGACATGGTGTTGATGCCAGATCCAGAAACTGCCCATATGGATCCGTTCTTTGCCCAGTCAACCTTGGTTATCATGTGTGATATCTTAGATCCAATTTCCGGTGAAGCCTATAATCGTGATCCACGTTCTATCGCAAAAAAAGCCGAAGCCTATTTGAAGTCGCTTGGTATTGGCGACACAATCTTTGTAGGTCCTGAAGCTGAATTTTTCATTTTTGATGATGTGCGTTTTAAGGCTGATCCATATAATACAGGTTTCCGTTTGGATTCCAACGAATTGCCATCAAATGATGATTCTGAATTTGAAACCGGTAATCTTGCTCATCGTCCACGCGTTAAAGGTGGCTATTTCCCAGTGCCGCCAATTGATTCATGTCAGGATATGCGTTCAGAAATGTTGAGCGTTCTAACTGATATGGGTGTTGTTGTTGAAAAACATCACCATGAAGTTGCAGCTGCACAGCATGAGCTTGGTATTAAATTCGACACATTGGTGCGCGAAGCCGACAAAATGCAAATGTTTAAATATGTTGTCCATCAGGTAGCCAATGCTTATGGCAAAACAGCAACCTTTATGCCAAAGCCAATTTTTGGTGATAATGGTTCGGGTATGCATGTGCATTTATCAATCTGGAAAGATGGTAAGCCAACTTTTGCTGGTAACGAATATGCTGGTCTTTCTGAAAGCTGCCTATTCTTTATCGGTGGTGTAATCAAGCACGCCAAAGCAGTTAATGCATTTACAAATCCATCAACCAATTCTTATAAGCGTTTGGTTCCTGGCTATGAAGCCCCTGTATTGCTAGCTTACTCAGCACGCAACCGTTCTGCTTCTTGCCGTATTCCTTTTGGTTCTTCACCTGCTTCCAAGCGTGTTGAAGTTCGCTTCCCAGATCCAACAGCAAATCCATATCTTGCTTTTGCAGCGCTTGTCATGGCTGGTCTTGATGGCATCAAGAACAAAATACACCCAGGTCAAGCAATGGATAAGGATCTTTATGATCTACCACCTGCAGAGCTCAAGGAAATTCCAACGGTTTGTGGTAGCCTTCGTGAAGCACTTGAATCACTTGATAAGGATCGTGCATTCCTTAAGGCCGGTGATGTATTTGATGATGAAATGATCAATTCATTTATCGCTCTTAAGATGCAAGAAAATATGCGTTATGAAATGACGCCGCATCCAATTGAATTTGACATGTATTATTCCGTTTAA
- a CDS encoding P-II family nitrogen regulator, translating to MKKIEAIIKPFKLDEVKEALQEVGLQGITVIEAKGFGRQKGHTELYRGAEYVVDFLPKVKVEVIVADETVEPAIEAIRKAAQTGRIGDGKIFVSSIEEVIRIRTGESGVDAI from the coding sequence ATGAAAAAGATTGAAGCAATTATTAAGCCATTTAAGCTTGATGAGGTCAAGGAAGCCCTACAGGAAGTTGGCTTGCAAGGAATAACGGTCATTGAAGCTAAGGGTTTTGGACGTCAAAAAGGACATACAGAGCTTTATCGCGGTGCTGAATATGTTGTCGATTTTTTGCCTAAGGTAAAAGTTGAAGTCATTGTTGCTGATGAAACTGTTGAACCAGCAATTGAAGCCATCCGCAAGGCGGCGCAAACAGGCCGTATTGGTGATGGTAAGATTTTTGTGTCGTCCATCGAAGAAGTGATCCGCATTCGTACTGGTGAATCAGGCGTTGATGCTATCTAA
- a CDS encoding N-acetylmuramoyl-L-alanine amidase, which produces MARDNSAEFKVLNTRLSGDNSRLRIISVFNEKPNYSLMLLDNQPRLVIDLPKAEFLMPTKAVTMSGMAKELRYGAINAAQARMIFTMKHAFAIERVDVEPLNDNIWQLVIDIKTVPEKEFDKAVEQTRKFEQLRRTDPDNIVDDKKNAHAGNVKNNEFTIVIDAGHGGFDTGAIGVSGVEEKNVTLAFAKALKAALDEKNFKVVLTRDDDTFLRLGERVQLARSHSANLFISIHADSIHLPEIRGATVYTLSDKASDSLAKAVADNENKSDLLGDLPPDEPPEVADILIDLTRRETDGFSSQFAEGVISSLNEGKIRVINNPHRYAGFMVLKAPDIPSVLIELGYLSNPDDEKLITDLAWRHNMVHMISNAIEKYAQMRMEKAVP; this is translated from the coding sequence GTGGCGAGGGATAATTCAGCAGAATTTAAAGTTTTAAATACGCGTCTTAGTGGTGATAATAGCCGGTTAAGAATTATCTCGGTTTTCAATGAAAAACCAAATTATAGTCTTATGCTGTTAGACAATCAGCCACGTTTGGTCATTGATTTGCCAAAAGCAGAATTTTTAATGCCAACGAAAGCGGTGACGATGAGCGGCATGGCAAAAGAATTGCGTTATGGAGCGATTAATGCGGCGCAGGCTCGGATGATTTTTACCATGAAACACGCCTTTGCGATTGAGCGTGTTGATGTTGAACCGCTTAATGATAATATTTGGCAGCTGGTTATTGATATAAAGACGGTGCCGGAAAAGGAGTTTGATAAGGCGGTAGAGCAAACCCGCAAATTTGAACAATTGCGGCGAACAGATCCTGACAATATTGTTGATGATAAAAAAAATGCCCATGCAGGCAATGTTAAAAATAATGAGTTTACTATTGTTATTGATGCCGGACATGGCGGTTTTGATACAGGTGCTATAGGTGTTAGCGGTGTTGAGGAAAAGAATGTCACCTTAGCCTTTGCCAAGGCTTTAAAAGCTGCGCTTGATGAAAAGAATTTTAAGGTTGTTCTCACGCGTGATGATGATACGTTTTTGCGCTTAGGTGAGCGTGTTCAATTAGCGCGCAGCCATAGTGCTAACTTGTTTATTTCCATTCATGCAGACTCAATTCATTTGCCCGAAATTCGAGGTGCAACGGTTTATACCTTATCGGATAAAGCGTCTGATTCCTTGGCAAAGGCCGTTGCTGATAATGAAAATAAATCAGATCTTTTAGGTGATTTACCACCTGATGAGCCACCAGAGGTTGCCGATATATTGATTGATTTGACACGTCGTGAAACCGATGGCTTTTCTTCACAATTTGCCGAAGGGGTTATTTCATCGCTTAATGAAGGCAAAATACGCGTTATTAATAACCCCCATCGTTATGCAGGTTTTATGGTCCTAAAAGCCCCCGATATTCCATCAGTTTTGATCGAACTTGGATATCTATCTAATCCTGATGACGAAAAGCTTATTACAGATCTCGCATGGCGGCACAATATGGTGCATATGATTAGCAATGCGATTGAAAAATATGCGCAAATGCGAATGGAAAAGGCTGTGCCGTAA
- a CDS encoding ribonuclease E/G has protein sequence MTNNKMLIDASHPEETRVVVTRGNRIEEFDFESDHKKQLKGNIYLARVTRVEPSLQAAFVEYGGNRHGFLAFSEIHPDYYQIPQADRQALLEAEELAAKQEQDAEEASKSANRKKNNRKAQSAAADSDSISEDNEELNSPIDTEGEDDLDLTSDDTDSDEDSVESVGAEDALEELPTLQKSYKRDYKIQEVIKRRQIILVQVVKEERGNKGAALTTYLSLAGRYSVLMPNTARGGGISRKITNLNDRKRLKDIVKELDVPKGMGIILRTAGANRTKVEVKRDYEYLMRLWENVRTLTLTSVAPALVYEEGSLIKRSIRDLYNKDIEEIAVAGERGYREAKDFMRMLMPSHAKVVQPYRELTPIFARNGIETQLDRMLQPEVTLKSGGYLVINQTEALVAIDVNSGRSTKEHSVEETAVQTNLEAAEEIARQLRLRDLAGLVVIDFIDMEDKRNIRSVEKRLKDCLKDDRARIQVGRISHFGLMEMSRQRIRASVLESTMQVCPHCAGTGYVRSQSSVALHVMRSIEEYLLRNGQNNIIVRTPVSTALYVLNHKRKLLSDLELRFGLTISVEADETVGAQHLAIDKGTPAEGTPAVIIPITPIIEEEEIYEDIPEIEDEEEVVTVNEPQNDNKRRKNKKKRGNNDRRQEANGDSVTSDLSEEERNRRRRRRGRRGGRRNRDHYDNDRKRLPFAEPVGPFAQAALAEIRQSRRNRFLPAAEPVGFFPKAVTGNSAVNATQNGVQKIAITTPQTTSQAKGNGEQKSNSRGRGRGRQSGRNNNQPVVATTDNLALASSKNAAQNAIIPHAEPVGPFTKVEAAAPVAVEKPVTKAKRKAPAKQKAATPRRGRAATKTDNVVEATVNETAATNVVVVPDTKDSEVKAVTAKPRTRRKRKADDVSSDNAELVENTQTVAAKETEITVSSSQDGDKPKRGGWWQKKGFF, from the coding sequence ATGACAAACAACAAAATGCTCATAGATGCCTCCCACCCGGAGGAAACACGGGTTGTCGTTACACGCGGTAACCGGATTGAAGAGTTCGATTTTGAATCGGATCATAAGAAACAGTTAAAGGGCAATATTTATCTGGCCCGCGTCACGCGGGTTGAGCCTTCGCTACAGGCTGCCTTCGTAGAATATGGTGGCAATCGTCATGGATTTTTAGCTTTTTCTGAAATTCATCCTGATTACTATCAAATTCCCCAAGCTGATCGCCAAGCATTACTTGAAGCGGAAGAACTTGCTGCAAAACAGGAGCAAGATGCTGAAGAAGCAAGCAAAAGCGCTAATCGCAAGAAAAACAACCGCAAGGCTCAATCAGCCGCCGCAGATAGTGACAGTATTTCAGAAGACAATGAAGAGTTAAACAGCCCTATTGATACAGAGGGCGAAGACGATTTAGATCTTACATCGGATGATACCGACAGTGATGAAGATAGCGTTGAATCTGTTGGCGCGGAAGATGCCTTGGAAGAACTTCCAACATTACAAAAGTCTTATAAGCGCGATTATAAAATTCAGGAAGTCATTAAAAGACGTCAAATCATTCTCGTACAAGTCGTAAAAGAAGAACGTGGTAATAAGGGTGCGGCGTTAACCACTTATCTTTCGCTTGCTGGTCGTTATTCAGTTTTAATGCCTAATACTGCCCGCGGCGGCGGTATATCCCGTAAAATCACCAATCTTAATGACCGCAAACGCCTTAAAGACATTGTCAAGGAACTTGATGTTCCTAAAGGTATGGGGATTATTCTGCGTACTGCTGGCGCTAACCGCACCAAGGTTGAGGTAAAACGCGATTATGAATATCTCATGCGCCTTTGGGAAAATGTTCGCACGCTTACACTGACATCCGTTGCTCCGGCCCTAGTTTACGAAGAAGGTAGTCTTATCAAGCGGTCTATTCGTGATCTTTATAACAAGGATATTGAAGAAATTGCAGTTGCTGGCGAGCGCGGCTATCGTGAAGCTAAAGATTTCATGCGCATGCTTATGCCAAGCCACGCCAAAGTGGTACAACCTTATCGTGAATTAACGCCGATTTTTGCACGCAACGGCATTGAAACCCAACTTGACCGTATGTTGCAACCCGAAGTAACTTTGAAATCCGGTGGTTATCTTGTTATAAACCAAACCGAGGCTTTAGTTGCTATCGATGTCAATTCTGGACGCTCTACTAAGGAGCATTCAGTTGAAGAAACTGCCGTTCAGACCAATCTTGAAGCTGCAGAAGAAATTGCACGCCAGCTGCGTTTACGCGATTTAGCAGGCCTTGTTGTTATCGATTTTATCGATATGGAAGACAAACGCAACATCCGATCGGTTGAAAAAAGGCTCAAAGATTGTCTCAAAGATGATCGCGCCCGTATTCAAGTTGGCCGCATATCTCATTTCGGCCTCATGGAAATGAGCCGCCAGCGTATTCGAGCATCTGTGCTTGAAAGCACAATGCAAGTTTGTCCGCATTGCGCTGGTACGGGCTATGTGCGCTCCCAATCATCGGTGGCCTTGCATGTTATGCGCTCGATTGAAGAATATTTATTGCGTAATGGCCAAAATAACATCATCGTTCGCACTCCAGTTAGCACCGCACTTTATGTGTTGAATCATAAGCGTAAACTACTTTCAGATCTTGAATTGCGTTTTGGCTTAACCATTAGCGTTGAAGCTGATGAAACCGTTGGTGCCCAGCATTTAGCAATTGATAAAGGTACGCCAGCAGAAGGTACACCAGCCGTTATCATACCAATAACTCCTATCATCGAAGAAGAGGAAATTTATGAAGATATCCCTGAAATCGAAGATGAAGAAGAAGTTGTAACGGTTAACGAGCCACAAAATGACAATAAACGACGCAAAAACAAGAAAAAGCGTGGCAATAATGACCGCAGACAAGAGGCTAATGGCGATAGCGTAACAAGCGATCTAAGCGAAGAAGAGCGCAACCGCCGGCGCAGACGGCGCGGTCGCCGTGGTGGTCGTCGTAACCGTGACCATTATGATAATGATCGTAAGCGCTTGCCATTTGCGGAACCTGTAGGGCCATTTGCACAAGCAGCTCTAGCTGAAATACGTCAAAGCCGCCGCAACCGCTTCCTTCCTGCAGCTGAGCCCGTTGGCTTTTTCCCTAAAGCAGTTACAGGAAATAGCGCAGTAAATGCTACGCAAAACGGTGTACAAAAAATTGCCATTACGACACCACAAACCACCTCGCAAGCAAAAGGTAATGGCGAACAAAAGTCAAATAGCCGTGGCCGTGGGCGTGGACGCCAATCAGGAAGAAATAATAACCAACCGGTTGTGGCAACAACAGATAATTTGGCCCTAGCATCGAGCAAAAATGCTGCCCAAAATGCAATTATTCCGCATGCGGAACCGGTTGGCCCGTTCACCAAGGTAGAAGCAGCCGCCCCAGTTGCGGTTGAAAAGCCAGTGACGAAAGCTAAACGAAAAGCGCCAGCAAAACAAAAAGCTGCCACACCACGACGCGGTAGAGCTGCTACAAAAACAGATAACGTAGTTGAAGCGACAGTAAATGAAACTGCTGCCACAAACGTTGTTGTTGTGCCAGATACTAAAGACAGCGAAGTTAAAGCGGTTACAGCAAAGCCACGCACGCGCCGTAAACGCAAAGCTGATGATGTTAGCAGCGATAATGCTGAGCTTGTTGAAAATACACAAACAGTAGCAGCAAAGGAAACAGAAATAACCGTTTCCTCATCGCAAGATGGCGACAAGCCAAAGCGCGGCGGCTGGTGGCAGAAAAAAGGCTTTTTTTGA
- a CDS encoding AsmA-like C-terminal domain-containing protein — MTNKHKKIRFSKRSIKKLHHFPSSMQSDGIKIRERRIVPFCFLFAKRCLVYSFILLVLFSVLLAILLKVGISGNMLAQKMEAALQGKLANVAETKIDDASLSFDDSYHLALEAHNVGLSNVKGGIKIDKIGTLRLGLATSPLLKGNIKVAQFEIADSRIQMPTSNDGNFLDKLPQDKSGNLDFDTISLALFKALDGVFSALKSQETHLVVIRNVSVHFGSETVQKTVYIDELSLQYENNYILATGSLTWKDQKIALEATVNTSASGAADSFVLSMKDFPFQLGADDSVARIFADGRPNNNYFRSRGKVNLALQGALTTETTTQLGLTLSLGETGTDIAQDNDIATSGEINLAYKSGDGQIAILPSELILGSLYLPLKGGVQSIAMSGEQGVYAFNLVMNDGAVKPDDVKAARLDFNGEIKGRFFAKRAFVDFSQLSLETKNGKIDGSGSLQFGVGSPQALLEFSMPQMPSDEIKQIWPINLSPGARRWVVSHVAGGEVKNANLKINFPQGIFVPGGVPPVLSENELVLEGEFERVSTLLVGDLPPLRQGAGRVVIKGTTTEIFMDSAISYIDNEQDKIELSEGYFVIPWRPNIKVFADASARFKGKVSDVVRLVSLDPINAKDKVPFKAEEVSGDVSGLLKIRFPLMPRPDKSLIDWSSELLFDQLSLLSPLDGNILITQAKGSAKLNKSDITIVADANLNGIPANINLHRPMGPSDIIPSETIRIQLTDDIRKKLMPGLNSIVSGTVALEIGAPIEGARPVKADVSNAEIRLPWVSWTKGKGIAGEVQFSFKNGGGNVKTIELHNFSLKGNSFMIAGNILIQNGALQSADLSRANLNRGDSLGLTLRKTNNGYRIVANGKKLDARALIKMVSGGQNQGQAKSNDSLDLMADIDSLSGFYDETLSNVKLKMVRQGSSSEDVTFNALTGDKKPIIAKITRNNNSRDIAVNAANAGGLLRFMDFYDKVRGGVLQLSLKSGADGTLKGPVNVQNFQIVNEPRLASLVSSTPHNGGKSLNQAVDGKLDVSVAVIETASAQIGKGDSFLVLDGGVIRGQTIGATFQGIVYDASGNMSMTGTFMPAYGINRVFGDVPVLGTILGNGRDRGLIGITFKIEGKAREPKVTVNPISAIAPGIFRQIFEYKQQ; from the coding sequence TTGACTAACAAACACAAAAAAATTCGCTTTTCTAAGCGAAGCATCAAAAAATTACATCACTTTCCTTCGTCTATGCAATCAGATGGTATTAAAATTCGCGAGCGGCGGATTGTGCCTTTTTGTTTTCTATTCGCTAAGCGCTGTTTGGTTTATAGCTTTATTTTACTCGTGCTTTTTAGCGTATTGCTTGCCATCCTACTAAAGGTTGGTATCAGCGGCAATATGCTGGCGCAAAAAATGGAAGCGGCCTTGCAAGGTAAATTAGCCAATGTAGCTGAGACTAAAATAGATGATGCATCGCTTTCCTTTGATGATAGTTATCATTTGGCACTAGAGGCACATAATGTTGGGCTAAGCAATGTTAAAGGCGGTATAAAGATTGATAAAATTGGAACTTTACGACTTGGCCTTGCCACTTCGCCACTTTTAAAAGGTAATATCAAGGTAGCGCAATTTGAAATTGCGGATAGTAGGATCCAGATGCCAACATCTAATGATGGTAATTTTTTAGATAAATTACCGCAGGATAAGTCGGGAAATCTAGATTTTGATACCATTTCTCTTGCTTTATTTAAGGCATTAGATGGGGTTTTTTCAGCTTTAAAAAGTCAAGAAACCCATTTGGTGGTTATTCGCAATGTGTCGGTTCATTTTGGTAGCGAAACGGTGCAAAAGACGGTTTATATAGATGAATTATCGCTACAATATGAGAATAATTATATCTTAGCAACAGGAAGTTTAACGTGGAAAGATCAAAAAATAGCGCTGGAAGCCACGGTTAATACTTCTGCTTCTGGGGCTGCTGATAGCTTTGTGCTTTCTATGAAAGATTTTCCTTTTCAGCTTGGCGCCGATGATAGTGTTGCGCGCATATTTGCGGATGGACGACCAAATAATAATTATTTTCGTAGCCGTGGAAAAGTCAATCTTGCTTTGCAAGGCGCCTTAACAACTGAAACTACGACGCAATTGGGATTGACTTTGAGCCTAGGTGAAACTGGAACCGATATTGCTCAAGACAATGATATTGCAACAAGTGGTGAAATAAATCTGGCTTATAAAAGTGGTGATGGACAGATTGCGATTTTGCCTTCAGAGTTAATTCTTGGCTCGCTCTACTTGCCATTAAAAGGTGGTGTGCAATCGATCGCGATGAGTGGTGAGCAAGGTGTATATGCATTTAACCTTGTCATGAATGATGGTGCAGTCAAACCAGACGATGTAAAGGCAGCACGCCTTGATTTTAACGGTGAGATTAAAGGTCGCTTTTTCGCAAAACGAGCTTTTGTTGATTTTTCCCAACTATCACTCGAAACGAAAAATGGTAAAATCGACGGGAGCGGAAGTTTGCAATTTGGTGTTGGATCACCACAGGCACTGCTTGAGTTTTCTATGCCGCAAATGCCGAGCGATGAAATAAAGCAGATATGGCCAATTAATTTGTCACCAGGTGCGCGTCGATGGGTTGTAAGTCATGTTGCAGGTGGCGAGGTCAAAAATGCCAATTTGAAAATTAATTTTCCGCAAGGCATATTTGTACCCGGTGGTGTACCACCAGTGTTAAGTGAGAATGAACTTGTTCTTGAGGGGGAGTTTGAAAGAGTTTCAACTTTATTGGTTGGTGATTTGCCCCCCTTGCGCCAAGGCGCAGGGCGTGTTGTTATTAAAGGTACCACTACAGAAATTTTTATGGATAGTGCGATTTCTTATATCGATAATGAACAAGATAAGATTGAGTTGAGTGAAGGTTATTTTGTTATTCCATGGCGGCCCAATATTAAAGTTTTTGCAGATGCTTCCGCGCGCTTTAAAGGTAAGGTTAGCGATGTTGTAAGATTGGTTAGCCTAGATCCCATAAATGCTAAGGATAAGGTTCCTTTTAAGGCTGAAGAGGTTAGTGGCGACGTTTCTGGATTGTTGAAAATACGTTTTCCATTAATGCCGCGCCCTGATAAATCTCTCATCGATTGGTCAAGTGAGTTATTATTTGACCAATTATCACTGTTAAGCCCGCTTGATGGAAATATTCTTATTACGCAGGCCAAAGGTAGCGCAAAACTCAACAAAAGCGATATTACAATTGTTGCCGATGCAAATCTGAATGGAATTCCAGCTAATATTAACTTGCACCGTCCTATGGGGCCTTCTGATATCATACCCAGTGAAACTATTCGTATTCAATTAACAGATGATATTCGAAAAAAGTTGATGCCAGGTCTTAATTCCATTGTCTCAGGAACTGTTGCGTTAGAAATCGGGGCGCCCATAGAGGGCGCCCGTCCTGTGAAAGCGGATGTTTCTAATGCCGAAATTCGTTTGCCATGGGTCAGTTGGACCAAGGGTAAGGGTATTGCTGGCGAAGTGCAATTTTCATTCAAGAATGGTGGTGGCAATGTTAAAACTATTGAACTTCATAATTTCAGCTTGAAAGGTAATAGTTTTATGATTGCCGGCAATATACTCATTCAAAATGGTGCATTGCAGTCGGCAGATTTATCAAGAGCCAATCTTAATCGTGGCGATAGCTTAGGTTTGACTTTGCGTAAGACTAATAATGGTTATCGTATCGTGGCGAATGGTAAAAAACTTGATGCTCGTGCTTTAATAAAAATGGTGAGCGGCGGGCAAAATCAAGGCCAAGCTAAGTCTAATGATAGCCTTGATCTCATGGCCGATATTGATAGCCTTAGTGGTTTTTATGATGAAACTTTGAGCAATGTAAAACTTAAAATGGTTCGCCAAGGATCCTCCAGTGAAGATGTTACTTTTAATGCTTTGACGGGTGACAAAAAGCCAATTATTGCGAAAATTACGCGCAACAATAATAGTCGTGACATTGCCGTTAATGCAGCTAATGCCGGTGGGCTTTTACGTTTCATGGATTTTTACGATAAAGTTCGCGGTGGTGTTTTACAATTGTCGTTAAAATCTGGTGCAGATGGTACTTTAAAAGGACCCGTTAACGTGCAAAATTTTCAAATTGTTAATGAGCCACGTCTTGCGTCTTTAGTGTCATCAACGCCGCATAATGGCGGTAAGAGCCTTAATCAAGCCGTTGATGGTAAGCTTGATGTGTCTGTTGCTGTTATTGAGACGGCTTCTGCGCAAATTGGCAAGGGGGATAGTTTTTTGGTATTGGATGGCGGTGTCATTCGTGGTCAAACAATTGGCGCGACGTTTCAAGGTATTGTCTATGATGCATCGGGTAATATGTCTATGACAGGGACTTTTATGCCAGCCTATGGTATTAACCGTGTTTTCGGTGATGTGCCAGTGTTGGGAACAATCTTAGGCAATGGTCGCGATCGCGGTCTTATTGGTATCACCTTTAAAATTGAAGGTAAGGCGCGCGAACCCAAAGTAACTGTGAATCCAATTTCTGCCATTGCGCCGGGTATTTTTAGGCAGATATTTGAATATAAACAGCAATAA
- a CDS encoding ADP-ribosylation/crystallin J1, with translation MMVETVTLWRPVGPEELKLIEQTDMTALPPRLPDQPIFYPVLSEDYAIKIAGDWNVARSGSGFVTRMEVDKAFLDQYDIQVAGGNAHEEYWIPAEELDAFDAAIIGKIEVTHEFH, from the coding sequence ATGATGGTTGAAACAGTTACTCTTTGGCGTCCAGTTGGCCCAGAAGAATTAAAACTTATTGAGCAAACAGATATGACCGCCCTTCCACCAAGATTACCTGACCAACCGATATTCTACCCAGTTTTAAGCGAAGATTATGCGATAAAAATTGCAGGTGATTGGAATGTTGCGCGCAGTGGTTCTGGCTTTGTAACTCGCATGGAAGTTGATAAGGCTTTTCTTGATCAATATGATATTCAAGTTGCTGGCGGCAATGCCCATGAGGAATATTGGATTCCAGCTGAAGAGTTAGATGCATTCGATGCGGCAATCATTGGAAAAATTGAAGTTACCCACGAATTTCACTAA